Proteins encoded by one window of Desulfomonilia bacterium:
- a CDS encoding PLP-dependent aspartate aminotransferase family protein encodes MTHSKNNDFKTDTLCVHAGEGTDGDTGAIRRPIHMANSYELSTDLIELLEQVTYQNLNKFNYTREHNPTVRHLEERLARLEGGEDCVVTSSGMGAISSTLFSMLKAGDHLVASEVCYTGAQKLIGNMLPKFGIEVSMVDTSDVKEVRRAIKKNTRVVYVETPANPLVLICDIKAIAEIAHKAGAMLVVDSTWSGLIMQKPFELGADIVIHSATKYINGHGDSLGGAIIGPTELLNKMREDGVKHLGACISPFNAWLIIRGSVTLPMRMERHCANAQKVARFLESHPKVDIIRYPGLKSHPSYRLAKKQMKAPSGMLNFNLKASIDEHFAFLDRLELITHAVSLGHDQSLIFYLPTGFFFEEMAVFNEKQKLRYLGLIGEGIFRMSVGIEDADDIIGDLARALDGVRTR; translated from the coding sequence ATGACTCACAGTAAAAATAACGATTTCAAGACGGATACTTTGTGCGTCCACGCGGGCGAGGGTACGGACGGCGATACCGGGGCGATCAGAAGGCCCATACACATGGCGAACTCCTATGAACTTTCGACGGACCTCATCGAGCTTCTCGAACAGGTAACTTATCAAAATCTAAACAAGTTCAACTACACGAGGGAGCACAACCCGACAGTTAGACATCTCGAGGAAAGGCTGGCCAGGCTTGAAGGCGGCGAGGATTGCGTAGTTACGTCAAGCGGCATGGGGGCGATCTCTTCGACGCTCTTTTCCATGCTGAAGGCCGGCGACCATCTGGTGGCTTCCGAAGTGTGCTACACCGGCGCTCAGAAGCTGATAGGGAATATGCTGCCAAAATTCGGCATAGAGGTCTCCATGGTGGACACGTCCGATGTCAAGGAAGTCAGGCGCGCCATTAAGAAAAACACAAGGGTCGTTTATGTCGAGACGCCCGCAAACCCTCTTGTGCTTATATGCGACATAAAGGCCATCGCCGAAATCGCGCACAAGGCGGGTGCGATGCTGGTCGTTGACAGTACGTGGTCAGGCCTTATTATGCAGAAGCCCTTTGAACTGGGGGCCGACATAGTGATACACAGCGCTACCAAATACATAAACGGCCACGGCGACAGTCTGGGCGGAGCTATCATAGGTCCCACGGAACTCTTGAATAAGATGCGCGAGGACGGCGTAAAACACCTGGGCGCCTGCATAAGCCCGTTCAATGCATGGCTCATCATAAGGGGGTCGGTTACGCTTCCCATGAGGATGGAGAGGCATTGCGCCAATGCGCAGAAGGTAGCCCGATTCCTGGAATCTCATCCGAAGGTGGACATCATCCGGTATCCGGGCCTTAAAAGCCACCCTTCGTACAGGCTTGCGAAGAAACAGATGAAGGCCCCGTCGGGCATGCTCAACTTCAACCTGAAGGCCAGCATCGACGAGCACTTCGCGTTTCTTGACAGGCTCGAACTCATTACGCATGCGGTTTCGCTGGGTCATGACCAGAGCCTTATTTTCTATCTGCCGACAGGGTTCTTCTTCGAAGAGATGGCCGTGTTCAACGAAAAGCAGAAGCTCAGATACCTCGGGCTGATAGGAGAAGGCATATTCAGGATGAGCGTGGGCATAGA
- a CDS encoding CehA/McbA family metallohydrolase codes for MKKYLLAVIIMALLVLGGCQSGGDSSTSDAVSMDSQTTVMTGGTDTSNEAVETEQAGEPGWYKGDLHTHSLYSDGDSSVCDVLDIAEGKGFDYFVLTDHNTADQWLDSQYYSKKMILLYGVEWTSDKGHANIWSDRPYDWDALKETLGDARKAIALTHAMAGEYGQEILFSINHPSALTCAWEYSYEESLGADAMEVWNAKYLLPNLNFKSVNVLYKNWLDKGSRPTMVGGSDSHTHQPGFQTLYNDVGHPTTWVYARDRSAKEILKGIKEGRTFISTSPDGPFLEFLADTDYYANAPQHVEYDVMTGGTIPESSYGKDVYFITRVRGVSVPSGVLIIKNGVPFKYSMGLSADYNVSFIDKPQEGDYYRVELRQITNPNSTNPLGELLQGFIAAITNPIFTW; via the coding sequence ATGAAAAAATACTTGTTGGCAGTTATCATCATGGCATTGCTTGTATTGGGAGGTTGCCAGTCAGGCGGCGATTCCTCTACTTCAGACGCTGTGTCTATGGATTCACAGACAACAGTAATGACAGGAGGAACGGATACCTCCAATGAAGCCGTTGAAACAGAACAGGCAGGCGAACCCGGATGGTACAAGGGTGATCTCCATACCCATTCGCTCTACTCTGACGGTGATTCGTCGGTATGCGATGTCCTTGACATCGCCGAAGGCAAGGGTTTCGACTATTTCGTCCTGACTGACCACAACACCGCGGATCAGTGGCTGGACAGCCAATATTATTCGAAAAAAATGATCCTTCTGTACGGCGTTGAATGGACTTCGGACAAGGGGCATGCGAATATATGGTCTGACAGACCATATGACTGGGACGCCCTTAAGGAGACCCTGGGCGACGCCAGAAAGGCCATAGCCTTAACACATGCGATGGCCGGGGAATACGGCCAGGAGATACTCTTTTCCATCAATCATCCCAGCGCACTTACATGCGCATGGGAATATTCCTATGAAGAGAGCCTGGGTGCGGATGCCATGGAGGTCTGGAATGCGAAATATCTCCTTCCAAACCTGAACTTCAAGAGCGTGAATGTCTTATATAAAAACTGGCTGGATAAAGGGAGCAGGCCCACTATGGTCGGAGGAAGCGACTCACACACCCATCAGCCCGGCTTCCAGACACTTTACAATGACGTCGGACATCCTACCACATGGGTTTACGCCAGGGACAGGTCAGCCAAAGAAATTCTGAAGGGAATAAAGGAAGGGCGCACTTTCATCAGCACATCGCCCGACGGACCGTTCCTGGAGTTTCTGGCCGATACGGACTATTACGCCAATGCGCCGCAGCATGTTGAATATGACGTCATGACAGGCGGGACTATACCGGAAAGCTCATACGGCAAAGACGTCTATTTTATAACAAGGGTAAGAGGCGTCTCCGTACCGTCGGGTGTGCTCATAATAAAGAACGGCGTGCCGTTCAAATACTCTATGGGCCTGAGCGCTGATTACAACGTGAGTTTCATCGATAAGCCTCAAGAAGGTGACTACTACAGGGTGGAATTGAGGCAGATAACCAATCCTAACTCGACGAATCCACTCGGAGAGCTTCTCCAGGGCTTCATTGCGGCAATAACCAATCCGATTTTTACATGGTAA
- a CDS encoding alkaline phosphatase: MKTRILVGLISMLMVLLPDSAFARQYKNVIVMIPDGMSVTSVTLTRWYRGGAPLNMDGLLCGQVRTHNADSLIGDSAPAATAMATGFKSHTGYISMLPEENTMPGLKPLRPQDRQTPVATVLEAARLKGMSTGLVVTCEVMHATPAAFASHDISRKNYDSLSEQEVFAGMDVVFGGGYKYFTPEGRKDGQDMISEMKSLGYQVITGPSEMDSLKKSKVFGLFAPVAMAYDMDRDPQKEPSLAQMTKKAIDILSGNPKGFFLMVEGSKIDWAAHANDPVGIISDMQAFDKAVEAALHFARKDGNTAILIMSDHGNSGISIGDETTSKDYDKRQLGDLLDVIKKAENTGEGVEAKLQGASDDATVTGTVCSSYGICDLSGEEISKIKDCLKNKGELNTVLGPMMGARSIIGFTTFGHTGEDVNLYAYAPGGVKPSGVIDNTDIAKITAGYLGVDLAKTTKRLFTDADTLFSGKGVETGTDATDPLNPVFVASKGGREIRIEANRSYATVKGKRISLEGPAIYNQGRWFVPEKAAGLLVGK, encoded by the coding sequence ATGAAAACGAGGATTCTGGTCGGATTGATTTCGATGCTGATGGTTTTACTGCCGGATTCAGCCTTTGCAAGACAATACAAAAACGTCATTGTCATGATACCCGACGGTATGAGCGTGACTTCCGTAACCTTGACCAGATGGTACCGGGGAGGCGCACCGCTTAATATGGACGGGCTTCTCTGCGGACAGGTAAGGACTCATAACGCCGACTCGCTTATCGGAGATTCCGCCCCTGCCGCAACGGCAATGGCAACGGGCTTCAAGTCGCATACCGGTTATATATCGATGCTTCCCGAAGAAAATACGATGCCCGGTCTTAAACCGTTAAGGCCCCAAGATAGACAGACTCCTGTCGCTACCGTGCTCGAAGCGGCAAGGCTGAAAGGGATGTCAACAGGCCTTGTCGTGACATGCGAGGTCATGCATGCAACTCCGGCCGCGTTCGCAAGTCATGACATCAGCAGGAAAAATTATGACTCCTTGAGCGAGCAGGAGGTCTTTGCCGGAATGGATGTCGTTTTCGGCGGAGGATACAAATACTTTACACCCGAAGGCAGGAAAGACGGCCAGGATATGATCTCCGAGATGAAGAGCCTTGGTTATCAGGTTATAACCGGACCGTCTGAAATGGACTCACTCAAGAAGTCAAAGGTTTTCGGGTTGTTCGCGCCTGTCGCAATGGCCTACGATATGGACAGAGACCCGCAGAAAGAGCCCTCGCTAGCTCAGATGACGAAAAAGGCTATAGATATTCTTTCCGGGAATCCCAAAGGATTTTTCCTTATGGTGGAGGGCAGCAAGATAGACTGGGCGGCGCATGCCAACGATCCCGTGGGAATCATCAGTGACATGCAGGCATTCGACAAGGCGGTGGAGGCGGCCCTTCACTTTGCCAGAAAAGACGGAAATACCGCTATTCTCATTATGAGCGACCACGGAAACAGCGGCATAAGCATCGGCGACGAAACCACATCGAAAGATTATGACAAAAGACAGCTTGGCGATCTCCTGGATGTCATCAAAAAGGCCGAAAACACGGGAGAGGGTGTCGAAGCTAAACTGCAGGGTGCCTCCGACGATGCAACCGTAACCGGGACCGTATGCAGCTCCTACGGCATTTGCGACCTGAGCGGCGAAGAAATATCGAAGATAAAAGACTGTCTGAAAAACAAAGGCGAATTGAATACCGTCCTTGGACCCATGATGGGAGCGAGGTCGATCATCGGCTTTACAACCTTCGGGCATACCGGCGAAGATGTGAACCTGTATGCATATGCGCCGGGCGGAGTGAAGCCCTCGGGCGTGATTGACAACACCGACATCGCGAAAATCACCGCCGGTTACCTGGGCGTTGATCTTGCAAAAACAACGAAGAGACTTTTCACCGATGCGGACACACTTTTTTCCGGCAAAGGGGTCGAAACCGGAACGGATGCGACCGACCCCCTCAATCCCGTATTCGTTGCCTCGAAAGGCGGCAGGGAAATCAGGATAGAGGCTAACAGGAGCTATGCAACAGTTAAGGGAAAGAGAATCAGCCTCGAAGGTCCGGCAATCTATAATCAGGGAAGATGGTTTGTTCCTGAAAAGGCCGCCGGTCTTCTTGTCGGCAAATGA
- a CDS encoding phosphatidylserine decarboxylase, giving the protein MIHQYIERNTGRIVNERIFGDGIIGRVFSPLIEDSTAAYRAITSKRISGFLSWAAFDSVLGSRMTGAARFLRESGIDLAECIDPPQMLDTPRKIFERKIRYWDARPMPEDPFIIVSPADSKMLAGSFREGPGVFLKEKLFSFEELVGRRYWLKPFSSGDFAVFRLTPEKYHYTHCPVTGIVRDFYEIEGRMNSCNPGVVMRISKSFSKNRRVVTVIDTDVEGGTGIGLVAMIEIVALMVGNIRQAYSSKEYLYPRDIIKGMRVERGKPKAMFMPGSSTVVLMFEEGRIKFHDDILANMRRKASSRYSVGFGGSIVETEVAVRSGIADRVQPEGDGRWRKFYSWLF; this is encoded by the coding sequence ATGATACACCAGTATATCGAAAGAAACACAGGCAGGATTGTCAACGAAAGGATTTTCGGCGACGGTATTATCGGGCGCGTTTTCAGCCCCTTGATCGAAGATTCGACGGCGGCCTACCGTGCGATCACCTCAAAAAGAATAAGCGGGTTTCTCTCCTGGGCCGCCTTTGATTCGGTCCTCGGATCGAGGATGACAGGGGCCGCAAGATTCCTCAGGGAGTCCGGAATCGACCTGGCCGAATGCATCGACCCGCCGCAGATGCTCGATACACCCAGGAAGATATTCGAGAGAAAAATAAGATACTGGGATGCCAGACCCATGCCGGAAGACCCGTTTATAATTGTTTCACCTGCGGACTCCAAGATGCTTGCCGGCTCTTTCAGGGAAGGTCCCGGCGTATTCCTGAAGGAAAAGCTTTTTTCATTCGAGGAGCTTGTCGGGCGAAGATACTGGCTCAAGCCCTTTTCATCGGGTGACTTTGCGGTATTCAGACTAACACCCGAAAAGTACCATTACACCCACTGCCCCGTCACCGGCATCGTCAGGGATTTTTACGAGATAGAAGGCCGCATGAACTCGTGCAACCCTGGGGTCGTGATGAGGATATCGAAGAGCTTTTCAAAAAACAGGCGTGTGGTTACCGTCATCGATACGGATGTGGAAGGGGGTACAGGCATCGGCCTTGTCGCCATGATAGAGATTGTAGCACTCATGGTCGGCAATATAAGGCAGGCCTATTCATCGAAGGAATATCTCTATCCAAGGGATATAATCAAGGGAATGCGGGTTGAGCGGGGTAAGCCCAAGGCCATGTTCATGCCGGGCAGTTCCACTGTAGTGCTCATGTTCGAGGAAGGCCGGATCAAGTTCCACGACGACATCCTGGCTAACATGCGCAGAAAGGCTTCCAGCAGGTATTCGGTGGGGTTCGGCGGATCGATCGTCGAGACCGAAGTCGCTGTCAGATCCGGTATAGCGGACAGAGTACAGCCTGAAGGGGATGGCAGATGGCGGAAATTTTATTCCTGGCTTTTCTGA